In the genome of Bremerella sp. JC817, the window TCTTGATGCTGCTCTTCTGCTTCAGTACTTCGGCCACGCTGCTGAACCGCACGACGCGAGCGGCCTGGGTGTTCTCGCCCGGCTTCTGCAGCAGCCCCTTCGGGTCTTTCAGCAGCGTCCCCTTAAAGAAGCTGATCAGGCAGGCCTCTTTGAACGAAGCCAGAATCACGACGTTCTTTCCATCGAGCGTGTAACAAGGGGCACGCCATTTGTATTCTTCGACCAAGTCGGTATCGAGCAGCAGGCTGCGCAATTCTTGCAATTCGTCATGCCACTGCTTCAACTTGGCAAAGTATTCGTCGACTTGGGGATGCATCGGTCTGGCTACCTGGCGGCGAAGATTCGGAAATGTTCGGGTGCCAGTATAACGTCTCGAAGACTTGCTTTGCCTATTGGAAAGCCTTGTTTTAGAAATCTCTAGACGAAGGGCCCGGCACGAGGCAAGATGACATTAAACTAGCCATCACTTATCAATCCTACTAACGACGACGCATGTCCCACACTTCCACCGACGATCCCGAACTTTTTGTCTTGCCGCATCCGTTTGGATGCATTGCAGGCAAATGGGAACTCGATGTTTCGCCCGAGCAGATTACCTTTGTCCCCGTCGCGCACCAGGGGCAAGGTTGCCTGCCTTGGATCGGGTTGTTTATCGGGAGTCTATTCGCCGCCTTGGGGTATGTTTACTTCTTTGAGGGTGCTGACTACGCTTGGCTTAAGATCTTCTTGCTTGCCTTGATAATCGTTGTTTCCGGCCTTTCTGCCGCCGGGACGATCCTTATTTATCAAAGTAAGCAGGCTGCTGAAAAGTGGGCCGATGCCATCGTGATCGATCGATCCGCTCAGGTTGTGCGTTTGGTCCAACATGGCCTGACCATTCCGCTGTCGGACATCGATCATCTACAAGTGATCACGACGCCCTACATGAAAGGCGTCGCCAGCAACGAAGAACACATTCCAAGTCAGTTGAACCTGGTGGCGACAATCGATGGCGAACGTCGGCGGATTTGCTTGATCGCCGACGGTATTAAGGGAGAACTGGAATCAATCGCTCAGCGGATCGCCAACGAACAGATCATGCCAGTCAAACAGATCCGCCGTGATTCGCTGACACTGTGGCTCACGATCAAAGATCTCACCCCACAGCTTTCCTAACGAACGACTAGTCGAGGTCGAAGTCGATCACCGTTTCTTTCGGTTCCACGGTTCGAATGAGAGGCGTGGAATCGATTCTAGAGTATTTCTCTGGGATCAAAGCCCGCGGAATCGCATAGCCTGGATCGCCAGGTTCAAGCCTTGGATCGACCTCGGAATACCAGTTGATAACGATCTTGTTCTCGCCGGTGACCGCCCGGATTTCATAGGTGCCATCTGGTCCGATCGCAGCATGGGCAGATGGCTGCGTTTCATCGACTGGATTGAACAAGACCGAACCACCGGTCAACTTCTTTCCTTGATAGGTCACCGTGCCGCGCACGACCGATTCGTTCTGCGGACCACATCCCAGCAAACAGAGTAGGGATGTCACCAGCAACAAGCCTCGCAAACCGTACCGTCCCGAAAGTACCGTACGCCCAATAGAAAACAGCATGGCAATCACCACGTTTGAAGAATAAGCGAAAGGAGTAGAACACCCAGGGAAGGTTGCTGGCTACGGAATCGTTACCGGATTGCCATCGGCACGATTGGCCAGGTTCTGCAGCACGGTCCAGTTCACCGTTTGCGGAATGTAGTGCACCGAACCATCACCAAACACAAAGTTCACGCCTCGGCCTGCGTGCGAGCTGCCAAAGTTCGCGTCGTTATCGCTGAGCGACGTCAGCAGCGGCGAACTGAGTGGTGACTTGATGTTTCGCGTCGCATGAAAACCCCAGCGATAGGCCGGACCATCCATGTTGATCAACTGCGTATCGGTCTCGGCGTCCGAGCGTCGTTCGACCCGTTTCTCGCCGATCGCGATCGTGTTCGAGAGGCCATCGGTGATCTGCGATAGTTGGAGTTTGCCGTATTGACTGAACATCCCTTTGAACAAGTTCGGATCGGTTGTATTGCTATGGCTTCCTTCGCCACCTGCCGAGAACGCGTAGTCGCCTCGCGAACAGGTTTGCATGTAATAGCTCGACGTGAGCCCGGCGGTTGGACTGCGTCGCGATGGACAGAACATCATGCCGACCAGGTTTCGGATCGCGTTGGCGTTGTCGGCATGGTCGACCGATTCGTCAATGTTGAACAGATCGTACAGCGTCCCTTGTTCGTAGAACGGCATCATCGGGACGA includes:
- a CDS encoding DUF1559 domain-containing protein; translated protein: MTAPHRLRRAFTLVELLVVIAIIGVLIALLLPAVQQAREAARRMQCTNNLKQYGLGLHNFHDTFGRLPAGGYGVDTPLKHDRMSGFVPMMPFYEQGTLYDLFNIDESVDHADNANAIRNLVGMMFCPSRRSPTAGLTSSYYMQTCSRGDYAFSAGGEGSHSNTTDPNLFKGMFSQYGKLQLSQITDGLSNTIAIGEKRVERRSDAETDTQLINMDGPAYRWGFHATRNIKSPLSSPLLTSLSDNDANFGSSHAGRGVNFVFGDGSVHYIPQTVNWTVLQNLANRADGNPVTIP